The following proteins come from a genomic window of Mycolicibacterium rufum:
- a CDS encoding winged helix-turn-helix transcriptional regulator produces MTVLQGPLADRDSWSAIGHCAIEKTMGLVGTKSAMLIMREAYYGTTRFDDFSRRVGITRAATSARLSELVEAGLLTKQPYREPGQRVRDEYVLTEAGTDFMPVVWAMFEWGRKHLGDVPLRLTHLGCGAQAGVEVVCAEGHRVPPDELGVRLVRRAERGTPSPRS; encoded by the coding sequence ATGACAGTGCTGCAGGGGCCGCTGGCCGACCGCGACTCGTGGTCGGCGATCGGTCATTGCGCGATCGAGAAGACGATGGGGCTGGTCGGCACCAAATCCGCGATGCTGATCATGCGGGAGGCGTACTACGGCACCACCCGGTTCGACGACTTCTCGCGCCGCGTCGGGATCACCAGGGCCGCCACGTCGGCGCGGCTGTCCGAGCTCGTCGAGGCGGGTCTGCTGACCAAGCAGCCCTACCGTGAGCCCGGACAGCGCGTCCGGGACGAGTACGTGCTGACCGAGGCCGGCACCGACTTCATGCCGGTGGTGTGGGCGATGTTCGAGTGGGGCCGCAAGCATCTCGGTGATGTCCCGCTGCGGCTGACCCATCTCGGGTGTGGCGCACAGGCCGGCGTCGAGGTGGTGTGCGCCGAGGGGCACCGGGTGCCCCCCGACGAACTCGGCGTGCGGTTGGTCAGGAGAGCTGAGCGCGGAACTCCTTCGCCGCGGTCATGA
- a CDS encoding thiolase family protein, which yields MPGYSDRDAVIVGAVRTPVGKGKASGALHDVLPADLLAHSLRELITRTGVDPVDVEDVIAGAVTQVGDQAVNIARNALLGAGFPETVPGTTVDRQCGSSQQAISFAAQGVLAGAYDVVIAAGVESMSRVPMGSSVLPGSNPFGSGMTQRYPDGLVAQGISAELIAARWNLSRTELDEFSAESHQKAARATKDGLFDAELAPIAGLTTDEIIRPDTTVETLAGLRPAFFNETIGARFPQITWEITPGNSSPLSDGSAAVMITSGAAARRLGLTPLARIHTTVAVGSDPLYMLTGVIPATEKVLARSGLHLRDIDLFEVNEAFAPVVLAWARDTGADLMRTNVNGGAIAIGHPLGASGARIMTTLVNALQQRDGRYALQTMCEGGGMANATIIERL from the coding sequence ATGCCCGGATATTCAGACCGCGACGCCGTCATCGTCGGCGCGGTGCGCACCCCCGTCGGCAAGGGCAAGGCCAGCGGTGCCCTGCACGATGTGCTGCCCGCCGACCTGCTGGCGCACAGCCTGCGCGAGCTCATCACCCGGACCGGGGTCGACCCCGTCGACGTCGAGGACGTCATCGCGGGCGCCGTCACCCAGGTCGGCGACCAGGCCGTCAACATCGCACGAAACGCGTTGTTGGGAGCCGGTTTTCCCGAGACCGTGCCCGGAACCACGGTGGACCGGCAGTGCGGCAGCAGCCAGCAGGCGATCAGCTTCGCCGCGCAGGGTGTGCTGGCCGGGGCGTACGACGTCGTGATCGCCGCCGGGGTCGAGTCGATGAGCCGGGTGCCGATGGGGTCATCGGTGCTGCCCGGCAGCAATCCGTTCGGAAGCGGCATGACGCAACGCTATCCCGACGGACTGGTGGCCCAGGGCATCAGCGCGGAGCTGATCGCCGCACGGTGGAACCTGTCCCGCACCGAGCTCGACGAGTTCTCCGCCGAGAGTCATCAGAAGGCCGCCCGCGCCACCAAGGACGGCCTGTTCGATGCCGAACTGGCCCCGATCGCCGGGCTGACGACCGACGAGATCATCCGCCCCGACACGACGGTCGAGACCCTCGCCGGGCTGCGGCCGGCGTTCTTCAACGAGACGATCGGCGCCCGGTTCCCCCAGATCACCTGGGAGATCACCCCGGGCAACAGCTCGCCGCTGTCCGACGGCAGCGCCGCGGTGATGATCACCAGTGGGGCTGCCGCCCGCCGGCTCGGCCTGACGCCGCTGGCCCGCATTCACACCACGGTGGCCGTCGGCTCCGACCCGCTCTACATGCTGACCGGGGTGATCCCGGCGACGGAGAAGGTGCTCGCCCGGTCGGGGCTGCACCTGCGCGACATCGACCTGTTCGAGGTCAATGAGGCGTTCGCCCCGGTGGTGTTGGCGTGGGCCCGCGACACCGGCGCCGATCTGATGCGCACCAACGTCAACGGCGGCGCCATCGCGATTGGCCACCCCCTGGGCGCCAGCGGGGCCCGCATCATGACCACGCTGGTCAACGCCCTGCAGCAACGCGACGGCCGCTACGCGTTGCAGACGATGTGCGAGGGCGGCGGCATGGCCAACGCCACCATCATCGAACGGCTGTAG